From the Haliaeetus albicilla chromosome 19, bHalAlb1.1, whole genome shotgun sequence genome, the window CATAGCATCATTTCAGAAGTAGATGACAACATGCACAAACACGAATACAAGGAGAACTCTAGACCAGCAGTTCCCTTGCAGGGTAAGGCTTTCCTGCATTTAGAGAGCACGCcttgtgtatatatgtatgtatattcaCACACATACTTCCAAAGAAGATTCTTCTCTTAACGCttctgagcagaaacacctaTATTTGATGAAGAAAGGCCAGCGTTCTCCCATGACATTCGTTGAAAAGCACAACAAACCCCATCTCTCTGCCCAGGACAGAGCTAGTTGTGGTGGCACAAccacaagcaggaaaaatggaattatttttccatcttgCCCTGTTCAAGCATGGCCGTCTCCCAAATTGAACAATAGCTTGTGAACAGTTTTTGTGGGAGAGGACAGTATCTCTTCAATACAGTTATTTCCAAGAGGATAACATCTTTCTGTTTGAATCCTGAGCAATACCATTTCATGTGCCTGGGTTTTTGCATGCACTTAGAAAAGGTGGCTTTCCCCTTGTTTCCCACACCGTTGGCCTGAGGAAGCACTGCTGACCTTGATGATGCCTGAGGCCTAGGAAGGAGGACTCCTCTTGTTTCCATCTTCCCATACATCCCCTCTGAGACAGCATATCTGACTTGACACCATGTAGAAGAGCCACAATGGCTGATCCTCCTTTGCTGCTCACTTCTCTCTTCTATGCCCTATATCAGTGCTGGTTGCCCACTGAGACACTCGCATTGTTCAGGGCCACCAGCAGCTTCAGGGCGGCAGCCTGCAACTCTTCCTCCCACGCTGCCTTCCCCATGCTCAACAACCACTGAAGTGTCTGCAGTGAACTCTGCACGTGGGTATCTTGTAGCCTCAGGAGGAGATCCTGGATGTCACTGGTGGGcagctgtccttgctgctgGCCACTGGCTGTCATCTCCGTGGTATGTGGGTCAGAAGGATTTAGCTGCATGCTCCTCCACCGTGGTGCGCCCTCAGGTAAGGACATGGGGATCACTGCTACTTCTGTGTCAGAGCTGGAGCGGCCTGGCTGGGTGGTTGTGGGAGACATGGGGAAAAGGGGCTGGGGACTGAAGATGCTGGACGACATGGTGTCACTGCTCATGGTCATGTCGTTGAAGGCTCGTGTGCTGCCCAGCTTGGCTCTGCTCTCTCCTGGGCATGCAGTCCTCTGTGGAGGAGAAAACGTACCTCTGTAAAGGCGGTGGGATTCAGGAGCAGGCACTTAGCCACCCCCCTGGTCTGTGGGGTTAGCACTCACTGCACAATCGCATCTTTCCCACTCCCTACAAAGAGGAGcccaagaaaggaaagaaaccttcttctcctttccttgtcAAGTCTCCCTATAAGTCTCTTCTTGTGACTCCCAGTTGTCTTTCTCtttactttctttctcttctagCCTGCATGAATCACCCTTTCTTCTGCAGTAACCTAGATTGTGTCAACTTGGTTGGGAATGAGAGCTGGAGATGAGGGCTGAGGTGGTCCTCAGGTTCATTTTCTTGAGGAATACCTTCCTCAAAgtctcctttttggctgcaggtGCCATCTGTGTAAGCTAGTCAGCTTGGTGTGAGTGCCCCTGGAAGGTGGGCTGCCCATGGCTCCCTTCTATCTTCCCTGTCTTTTAGCCTCCTgttttcccacttcctcattTTCAGGGCTCTCCCTTTTGCCTGTTACTTGTCCAGAGCACACCATGGTCTTCAGGAAACAACTAAAGAACTTAccttaataaaatactttttcctagTACAGCGATAAAAAGCAAAGGTGCAGAAGTCAGGGAAGAAAGGAGTTCCTGGCACTTCAGAGCATATAGGCCCTAGAAAGAGGCAAATAAAGACACAGACTCAGTGATAAACTCCAGTGCTGGGGTCCCACCAGCCCTCAGCAATAACCTCACTGTCGAATGATGTCCCTCCATGAAAACCCCCATGCCATTTGGGTGCCTCCCTGAGCCTCACTGAGAAACTCCTCTGCTTCTTGGTCGTCTCCATGACCCAAGGTGCAAGAGGAGGCTGGTCCCAGGGACACATTTGGATGCAATCAAGTGTGAGAGAGGATGCTCATGAGCAGATGTCTTCTCCTCACTGCAGCATCACTACCCAGCCTTCTCCCCAACCAGCTCATGagtctctgtcccctcccagcgATCAGGTCCAGTGCTGTCTGTGTAGGACCGCCATCCATCTGCCTGCCCTTGGGAGTCACGGTCGGCTTTACCCTCAGGGATGACTCCATGGTTTTCGTACTCGTCCAGTCTCTGGACCAGGGGATTCTGGCAGCCGTACAGTGCACGAAGAATGCAGGCAGTGCTGGCGCGGCGGGCGGTCCGGAGGGACCTGAAGAACTGGCGGTACTCCTGGTCAGAGAGTGGTGTTCCCAGTTGCTGCGCCTTCCCGCCCTGAGGGCCAGCTATGCAGCCCCAACCCAAGAGCActggtaaaaaataaaatgcaggtaGTCAGGGGGAGAAGGAAATGCTAACCATGGCACACTCAGAAGAGCTGGAGGACTGAACCCAGATCTCTGTTGCCTTCTCTAGGTGCAGGATCCAGCACATGGGAAGTGTAGTAACGGGCTCAAGATGGGGGATCTAGACCTGGGGAAAACCTGCTCTGCCCATGTTGAAAGGGGTGTAGTATTTTGAGGACAGTACATAGCTGAGGGACCTTCACCAAAACTCTGGAGATTCAAATCTTGAACTGGAAGAAGTGTCTTGGAAGTCATGGCTGAAACTGGGAATGTAGCTCTGCTGTCAGGGCTGGAGCAAGGAGACTGTTTCAAGATTTTAGCCTCTGCAAATTCTCTTCCTCTGGGTAAGTGGGTCCAGACCCCTTGAGTTAATGGAGCATGCCCCAGTGGATGTCTGTATGCCCTTACAATGGTCCAAGCATTCAGTGAACCCTTAAAACTTAAAGCCAGTTCTTCCCTGTAAAGAATATTATGAAAGCTTGTGAGATACCTGTGGAGGTTAGATGCGCCCAAATAAAAGCCTCATGTAATCTTAATTTCATGTCCTCTCGCATATGCTTTTTATACATTCCTTAAGTTCACAGCAACCTACTCTCCTTTCCTAAAGACTTGGCAGCTCCTTCAGCGTAGAGACTGGACCTGCTGTGGCAGGGAATCGGTTTCCCAGGTTAGGCACTTACTATATTCAGGACATCTACCTCATTTCCCACAGCCTGGAAGGTGTATGGAAGAACGAGTCAGGAAGATGCTGGGAGGGCAAGGGTAGTTTTGTGGATACTCTTCCAAGAAGTATGTTTTATTCCTGGTTACACCACAGAGGCTCCAGTGTGATGCTAGGCAAGTACCGGCTTTCTTAGTGTGTTATTAGTGGCATTTTCCTTACCTTGTAGGTTGCCATTTATAGGAAGGCTGAGCTGTCTTGCAGTTTTGGAGTCTGCATGTGGTGTATTTTGAATGGCAAGTAAGTGCTACATTAGCATATGTACTCTGAGAAGACAGGGCTGAGCTATCTCAAACTGAGATTCTAAAAGTAGTggatattttttactttaatccCTCTCTGCCCTCATTTTGCCATTTGCAAAATCACTATAAACCAATTAATAGCTGTGAAGCTCTAAAACATAGAGTATGTAAAAAGTTCATGAGGAAATGAGTCATTTTGTCTATAGCAGAGTTCAAATGGGATCAGTAAATATAGCAGAGAGTCAAGAACACTGAACAATAAGGGTGGCATAACATACTGAATAGCTGTTCATTAGAAAGGCAGTGTCCATACAGGGACTAAAGAAGCCAAAACCCATGTGAAAACACTGAAGCCAGATAAAGAGCTGGGTTACTACGTCACTGCACAGGGGGAACAAATCTAAGGTTGCAAAATGACTGGGATTCAGGGATGCTCCAAGTTTGACTTTGCAACCTCTGCAATAGTCTCTTAACCgatgacatcttttttttttttaatttaggtaAAAACAAACTTAAAACCTTCCTCATGGCCTGTATCTTATCAACATCTATGCCATCTTATTAACCCCTATGTGTCTGTAGGTGCAGTAGGATCAAATAAAAACCATGTAACGTTCCCCCCGAGAGGACAGCGGAGTTTATCAAGCACTTGGTGAGGCAGTAGGAGAGGACAGCACCACACTTTGCCAGGTGACTGTGTGGGGGTTTGCAGAAAGCAGGGGAACGAGGAAACTGGGGGATATGGGACCCTCCACAGTCTCCGGCTAGGATGTGGCCAAGACAGCCTGGCCTTTCTATCCATTTCTCCCAGCTATATCCCATTCTGTTTGTCTTTAACCAAGGTCCTCTCTCAGACCtctttctcctgcctcccctgtCGCTTCACCTGGCCAGCTCTTCCCTTCTGGCCTTGCGGGTCAAGTCCAGATCTCTGCCTTTGCGCTCATGTCTGGTTTACGTGCCCAGCTGTCCCCGTCATCGCATCTCCAGTCTACACCTCTGCTCCAGCCTCTGCCCGCTGCATCCACTATGTGTCCTGCTCCCTGGCTCCTAGGTCACTCTCTGGCCCTCCTCAATGAATAAAATACCTGCTCCAATGGGTGAAGACTGGCAAAATTTTAAGCCCCCAAGGTCTTTGCACCTGAGGCGTTCGAGGGTGCTCccatctcttcctctcccctccaaaCTGCCAAAGCTGAGGAGCGATGGGGAGGGGTGAAGAGCAGCCAGGTCGGCCGCCCTTTCTCACAACCTGGCTTGAAGGAGAGATGCTTCCTACTCACCAGACAAAACCAGACAAGCCCACGTGGCCGACATCGCACCCCGAGTAGTGCCTGTAACAGCCTGGGCCCCCTGCGCTGCCGGAGGTGCCACCTCCGCTGCTTTGCCCGCCTGCCTGCGTCCTCCTTCCGCCCCGCCGGGTTCTCCCAGGAGAGCTGGGGGAGGCGGCCTGCCTGGTGGTGTCACAGAGGCCTCTGTTCCCACCGTTCCTCCCCCCGctgtccccccttcctcctgccctcgCCTTCCTCCgcctccccccctgccctgccgcCGGGCCTGCCCGCTGCCCGCTGCTGGGTTTGTGTCGGGGAAGGCAGCGGCGGCCGCCTGCGTGAGGTCGAGTTTGGACGCGGCCCAGCTCCTCCTCGCTGCGCCACCGCGTCCAAACTCGGAGAAAGCCCGCACGGAAGATGTTTGCTTTCCCTCGGTTGACATCCGTGGTAGCTTTCTGTTCTCCGTGCCTCTCCTGTCTTCCCGAGACTTGTGGTCTCAGTGGTGGCTCGCCTGCCCCTGGCCAGCCACGTCCTGCACGGGGCAGCCCCTTTGGGGCCGCCTCTGTCTATTGTCACAGGAGCTCGGTGCGGCCCATCACCTCCCCACGCTGCGGGTCACCTCTCTCGTTCCTCAGTTGGCCTCCTAAGGACCAGCTTACCTCATCAGCCAGGACACTGCTTGGCTACTTGGCTTTGTCCAAACGTGGCTGCTCTGGAGACCGGCACCTTGTCCCTCTCTGGTGTTCGGCGGTGTTTCAGGTTTCCCATCTTGTTTAGGGACAGATCTTTACTACCTATCACACAACGTGGTTTTCTGCCATATCCCACAACCTGCCTGGCTCTGCACAGCATCAGCTGTCTTCCTGCGTCCGCTTTCTGCCTTCTGTAGGTGCCCACCCACCATTTTAGGACATATGTTGACCGTGTGCTTGCAGCAGCTCTTGAGCGGCAGCAGGAAGGGACTGAACCAGAAGGACGTTTCTCTCCTCCTAAAATCAGAAGGATGGTTCAGCAGGGTCAGGCTTACCCGCAGAGCGGCACTGCCTCGTAGGTGGGTGGGGGTCGTATGGGGAGGGAGAACTTGGCTTCCCTGCCTCTGACCTGGGATCAGAGCCTGCAGCCGCTGCCTGCTGCCGGGAGGAGTGGAAGCGCCCTCTCCCCGGGGGGTGATGCCCACTGAATCCACggtggaggaggcagcagggagcaggaagGACATGACTCCAGGCTGAGGCAGAGCCAACAAAATGTCAGCTCTCCATTTTCTAAGGGCCTTCTTTTATCATGGTGGCATTATGCAGGTGGGGAAATCTTGCCCCTGTCCTCGGGAGGGCCTGGCAACCGGCGTCTATCACAGTAACCTCCTCTGGTACACCACTGAGCAGCCAGTTcagtttgtttctcattttgaaaggaaaagatgctggtttacatttctttttcttatgaaCACCCAGTCATAAGTAATTTTACACTTGCTGCTAGTGGCACGGTAGGAATCAATGTAACCAAAATGGTGCAACGCCATTGCAGAGCTGGCATTCACATGTGCAgtttataaacattttctttctgtaaccTGTATATTCCTAGGACATCACTGAGCCTTCAACATCTTAAAATGCCTCTGTACAAATACCACTGCACAAATGTAGAGCTAAAGCTAAATGGATGACCTATCCCACAAACCCGGCTCCTGCACAGCATACTTCTGCTCTGAAAAGAGATCCCTGAGAAGTGGGATTGCATGTTGGCTGACTAAATTATCTCAGTGTTCATGCATAAACAGGTGTGTGTGTGACTTGTTTTTTCTGCTCACTGCCAGCCCTGTAAGCTCCATCTGGAATGAGGCAGCCAAATTGCCATTTTTCTGGAGCACAGGACAGGAAATTCTGCCTTTGGACTGCTCCTATTGGTAATGTGTGAGCAGACCAAAATCTCTTCTGTCACCCAGACCTGTGCATGCCTGGCTGAGCCACTGAGAGCAACCAAACAAAATACTCCTTTGGTAAAGGCAATAAACAGGACGCCAGACGGATGCAGAAAGCAGCCCAATTGTGAAGGCAGcatttttcctctgcctgcagaacAGAACTGCATTAACTACATTATGTTCTCATTTAATTCACTAGGAAGAAAGGTGATGATGGAGAGAAAATGGTTTCAGGAATCGGTATTTTTCTTATACAAAACTCGGTAGGAGGCATTTTTGGCCTGGAAGTACAGGAGGAGGAACACCCAGACACTTGTGAGAAGGCAGCAAGCTGGcaggcagctctctgcagcatGTGTAGTTGACCCCATCTTTGCTACATGTGCTGGCCCTGGTTATTGGATCCGAACAGCGGTGTCACAGTGCGTGTGGCAGAACAGACAGTGACCCTGACTCATGTTTCTGGGCATCATTTTCCTCTGGTCTAGGTTGGTTTTGTCTCCTAAATACTTATTCTCCTGTAATCTCACTCTACAGCACTGCTACTATGATGGATattacatctgttttctttcctctgatcGGGATCTGCAGTCCCTGACTTGGCTTTAACCTCCTGGATGGAGTGAAGAGAAACAGCTTTGTGGCCAGAAGCAGCTAAACACCGAGACAGTAGAGAGATTCCTCACAAGGTGAGAAATTGAATAGACCATGTCTGGGAAGGGAAGAGCTGAATGCTGAGCTGCACGCTCCGCACTCATCCTGCCTCTTCTGCTCCCATACTATATAAATTCTGCTTGCAGGAAGATTTGTAGGCAGGGTATTGATAAAAGATGAGACACACTCCTGGGGTATCTAATACCCTTTCAAAAAGACCCtgttcaaaatgaaataaaatcctgtGTATTTTTCAGCAAAGACTATACTTAGAATGTTAGAAGGCATAACTAACCAAAGtgtggctttttcttcctttcactctgacagtatttttaatattttattggtCAGTTCGCTGCCTTGAGGTACGTGGCTTGGGCTAGTGCTATACCTTTATTTGTACTACAAATGTTTTTCAGCCCCGAGTGTTGTAAACAAAAAGCTGGGAATCAGTATAACCAGTGTGGTCGTGTCTTCTAAAAACTGCAGATCACCTGAAACAAAACCTGAGGGGTTTGTCCTGCTGCATTCACCTTATATTCTGACCTACCACACGTAAG encodes:
- the LOC138690028 gene encoding uncharacterized protein translates to MSTEGKQTSSVRAFSEFGRGGAARRSWAASKLDLTQAAAAAFPDTNPAAGSGQARRQGRGGGGGRRGQEEGGTAGGGTVGTEASVTPPGRPPPPALLGEPGGAEGGRRQAGKAAEVAPPAAQGAQAVTGTTRGAMSATWACLVLSVLLGWGCIAGPQGGKAQQLGTPLSDQEYRQFFRSLRTARRASTACILRALYGCQNPLVQRLDEYENHGVIPEGPICSEVPGTPFFPDFCTFAFYRCTRKKYFIKRTACPGESRAKLGSTRAFNDMTMSSDTMSSSIFSPQPLFPMSPTTTQPGRSSSDTEVAVIPMSLPEGAPRWRSMQLNPSDPHTTEMTASGQQQGQLPTSDIQDLLLRLQDTHVQSSLQTLQWLLSMGKAAWEEELQAAALKLLVALNNASVSVGNQH